The DNA sequence ACCATATGATGTCTGACATTCTATTGTTAATGTGCCAAAAAGTCTAGCATTCTGCTCCAGAGACTCCAAGTATGTGTTGCGCCATCTGAGTGAGGTTGTATGGAAGGGTCTAACAGAAGCTTGGGATCAGCTGTTATGGTGTTTTCTAGACAGCATCCCAGCCCCTCTCACTGTCTGCCTcatccgtctctctctctcgatctgtctctctctatttcagcTGCTCTCCCAGCTGCTCAAGAGCAGCTGCTCCACACAAAACTCTCACAACTGAACAGCCACAGAGAAATGATCTTCGGAGCTATTTTTCTACATAACCGAGCCTCCCTCTGAATAAACCCCCAAAGTCACGCGCATGCCGTGGGTTCTACACAGTTCCATCTGTGGCCTGATGCTCCGCTCTCAGAAGTCCAGTACAGAACTCCCAACAACGGTGCCATTTCCCCCAGTTTTCCTACACTGCTCAACATGGAAACCCATACTGGAGTTACTCTGTGACAGAAATGACTGTAATAGAAATGGACGACAACAAGAACTCATTGGTTTGCCATGTATGTTATATTTAGGTTGGTGTCAATCACTGCATTGAAACTTCATGTGTTCAAATCACCAGAGACCCATTCTGGCCAATCAATACACATTTGTGATGACAGACTCTAGATAGTTCCCATCAGGTTTTAAGTAAGACTCTTGCTCTGACaattgcagtgtttatttcagaATCGTCTACGAGTTGTCTATTCACAAGTATTTCCAGTTAAGACGATTCGAtccctccacacccacactgcgCACTTCCACTTTCAAGCAGAGTGCCATTATTAACGGCTACATGGTTTGCGGCCCCAAGCCTCATTAAGACTGGCTGGATGCTGCAGAGTTCCTGTCCCTCCCTTGCTTCAGGTCAGACTTCCAGTCATGACAGCGCACTACTGATGACCCATTCTGACAAGGCCGTTAGCAACTGAGGCCGATGCCCCCAAAGTCCCTCCAGGCATACGAACGCCTGGCAGCGGAGGAGGTTCGCTCCAGGGTGTGCACGGCGGCCCGGAGCGGAGCAAGGCGAGGTCCCATGTGACACAGAGGCTGTCTCTGCTGCAAGAGCGTCCTTACAGCCTGGACCACCTGAACAGACAATGCGGAGAGGGGTACCTTCAGCGGACATGGGTGACCTACAAAACGGGGCCGTCACGTCAATTAAACTTTAAAGAGCAGAAATGCGTGGACATTGTTAACAGCATGTTTATAAAAAGCCGCCAGCGTCAGGCAGCAGAGGAGCTGCAGTTCCTTTTACAGCAGCGGCTGGCGATCCTGGGCAGGTACCTGTTCCTTGCTCCTAGCCAGCTGCTGAGGAAAAACATGTGGTTCAAGTCCTGCTTCCACCTCCTCCCCGCTCAACAAGCTCTGGCAGTCTGTGTCTAACTGGCCATCAGCATCACATTCGAGGACCATCTTCTCAAGCTTCTCAGAGAGtctggggggggagggagagagcaaatTCAGGCCACTAGAACGAATTATGCCACTGTGGCCCCAAATACGTAAATAACCCTGTGAGTTATGCACGGATGCGCTCATGTAACCCGTGTCTTTCTCGCACCTTGATGCAGGAGAGGCTGTTGTTTTGCAGGCTTGAATCTGAGCCATCAGCCCAACTCGGACTGTCTGAGCAGTGGTGCTGGATGTGACGTCTGACAGAGAACAGCCTGGGAACAGGCTCAGCACCAGAGGCACCAGCTGAGCACAAGACATCCCCGACAATACAAAAAATGCTGTAATTAACACACACGGTGTTCAGCTGGACATTATCTTGATAATGCAAGTGTGGATTTCACAGGCCTAAGGCACACACTTAGCCTCCTCTTCTGCATTAAACTAAATATGAAGGATGGTAAATGTTGACACCTTTCTTCTTTTATGCAAAACGTCACATCAACACGTGCTAATAATAGTACCATTATAACTATTAGCATTATTGACATGTAATACTAATATAATTTAGTATCATAATTTAGTAATTTGCTATAAACACAAATTCCTTCATTCATCCTTAGTAtgctaaatgtatttaactAATGGCTATTTTGTTGAAATCTGACAGTAAGGATAACCCAAATGACAACCCCAAAATGACACCTCTAAATTCCCTAGAGTTATGTTATTCTAACTGCTATGGACAGATTCTGCAGAAAAGTTTTAACAAACATTGACTCTCGCCCATACTGCACATATTAGGCATAATAAGGTCTGTAATGTGTGTTATTCTCCTGACAATTCCATAAATAATTTGAAAGCAACACAATTATTCagtgtgaaatgaaacaatgtggTAAGACAGATGCAAGACACAGCAAAAGTTCTTTCACTGTTTAGTACTTCTAGAGTTCCTGAGTATGCTGATCGCTCACAAACAGAAGGCCATGGACTTGCCTCATCACTAGAGGGATCTAGGATGAGGGCACTGATGGCATCCTGCTTCGCTTCCTCCACTCCATGCATTCGGCGGTGGGCCTTAGCCCGGTTCCTGTAGTACTGCGCGACTCCAGGCTCGTACTCGATGGCCGCAGAAAACCTCTCGACTGCCTCCTGGAACTTCCTGAGCCGAGTGACGCAAGAATATGCCTCAGAGCCTTCACTAGTTCTCAGAACCAAATAAAAAACTGGGCTAACACTGAGGCGTTCGAGATGGTGTGAGCAATCATATTTGACTAGCATAACTTACAGGTCATTGTAACTGTTCAGGCCAAGGGTGTTGTGAATGGTGGCCAGGCGAAGGCGAATGGATGTGCTGTGGGGGTCCAGCTCGTCAGCCTGCTGATAGTCGGCTAGGGCAAAGTGCCATTCTTTCTGCTTATAAAAACAATCTGCAAGACCaatgtacacacatgtaaatggacatacaaaaaaaatccctctCAGACACAACAAAATGGCCCTCTCATTCCCTTTGGTCAATGTCAACAATGTTAGAGGTGAAACCGGCTTGTTGAACTTAACACAGGTGGGTCATTCAGAAATGGCAACTTAACTGGCTGAAAGCAACCAGTTTCCATAAACCACTGCAGGGAATTCAGCCAACTGGTTTTTgtactgcacaaacacaaagccccTGCCGAGTGACAGCCATCCTGCTTACGCACTCACCTCCTCGGTTAATGAAGAGGCCACTCTCGTCTCTCCGCTCGCAGATGGCCCTGGTCAGAAGCATGATGGCCTCGCTGTAGAAGCCCCAGGAGAAGCAGTGGACGGCAAAGTCATTGTAAGCAAGAGCCAGCTGGGTACGCCCGTCCTCCTCGAGAGCCACTGAGCGCTCGGGCTCCCCGCCGAGCTCCACAGCAAGTGCCAGGTCCTCTATGGCAGCGGGGAAGTCATTCAGTCTGCGGTAAAGCGTTCCTCTGTGGCAAAGCAGATTTGCATAATTAACATGTAGTAAGCGTACTTAAGCGTACCGCCATAGACTACATGGATATGTGCTAAAACTGAATTTGCGATAATGCTATAATACTTACTGTGCTACCAGATTCAACATACCGAAATCAGCCCATTACCAGTGTAAATACTTCCATCCACATTTGTGCATATGGTGTAGTTCAGCACTCATTCGGAACAAAGACCTTTACAACATGCACCACATCCTCCttataaacactgcattccCAAAAGCAAAAGTCAGGAGCAGCAGTCATGCAGAACAGGTTAGCATTATTCTCAATCCCCTTacctaaaaatgtaataatgtgcCTTCTCGGGGTTCTGCTCTAGAGCTGTGGTCATCTTGGCCAGAGCGTCCGACAGCTCTCCCTCCAGAGCCTTCGTGATGGCCTGCTGTCGGGAGTGCTCGGCTGCCTGCTCCAACTCCTCCAGCAGGGCCCGCGCTTGTGAACAGCTTGGGTCCAGCCTCAAAGCGGCCTTCAGGTCAAAGTAACACATAGTGgcctgaaagagagagtgatatCCTTCAGAAGGATGTAAGTGTTTCTCTGCTCACCAGTTCTTTTTATTCACTTATGCAGTCATTTTGAGACCATTGGTCTTGAGGAAACTACACTAGgctgtgtgagagatgtgtggCGTGTTAGTTGCCTGATTGAGTCGGTGGTACAATCGAGCTCTTAGAGTGAAGAGGTCAGGTGATGGGGTGTCAGTTTCAAGCCAATTAGTAACCAGGCGAATGCAGTCAGAGTAACGGCCTAGCATGGATAGACATACcaagctagagagagaaaaaatgaaggggaaagagagagacagaaattgTCTGTAGTGGGTTATTTTGATTGTTTATATCAGTAATAACTCATAGGACTTTCATAGGAATTATTAAAGAGTATCATAtgcattacattatatttattgaCGCTTTAGTGAACATTTACTTCTTGAATATACTTCAGGCTTTAGGTACAAGAGAGAACACAGCAACAGACTCAGGAGAACTACAATGGGACAGTATTTGATAGAGCCACACCACCCTCTGCTGGTGGCTGAGATCAACAATACGAAAGCTTTAGATGGCTAGGAATTAGATACTCCAGTTATAAATACGATAACTTTTAAAAGGAATACCAAGTTAGAGAGATCACAATGATGTAAATTAACAGTTGTTTGGCATCTTAAACAACAGGCTTATACTGACCTTCTCATGTGATAAGGTCTAAAGTCTGGCCTCAATTCGATTGCCTTGGCAAAGGACTCCAGTGCCGCCAAGAACATCCCTTGATCACAACGACACTGTCCCTTTttagaataaatataaaataaaaataagacaaaacaaatgtCTTCATCCAACACAGCATTTCTGCTTTAAAAGCATCTGTTTTCACACAAGGCCTCCGCTGGGACTTGTGCACAGTCTCTCAAGACTGATATGACACTGAGAGTAAATGAGCTTCCTTTTGGACTAAACCGCTTGGGTCTGTATGCGCCAACAGCAGGGCTGACCCTGAACTGATCCACAGTGAGGTGATTTAATATCGTCCGATTTGCTAAAACTGTACACAGCCACTACTGCAGCTCCAATGTAGAATCCACTGTAGTCACCTGCAAGTAATAAATGAACGCGAGGCGGTCAAAATTGGCCCTCGTCTGGGGTTTCAGATAGCAGGCGTGCTTGTAGTCAAGGGCAGCAGAATTGAAGTCACACAACTGAAGATATGATTCGGCTCTGTCTACATAGAGTTGagtctacagagagagagagagatgcataaAAGCCATTTAATGTACAGTAGAATATTCCCTTACTTATGTATTCCCTTATTTATGTATCTTTCTGTGTTCGCAATAGAAAGCaccattttaatacatttttgggCTCTTACCTGCTCTGGCTGTAGTGTTATGGCTTTTGAGAAACACGTGATAGCGTGTGCAAACCGTGACTGTGACGCAGCCAAAAGGCCTGCTTCATGACTACAGAACACATCACAAAAGCCAGGTCAGTGTCATCAAAGCTGCTTGAAAATTGGCATTATAGCTGTTCTAATTACTCTTGGAATACAAAAACTTACTGATTGGTTGCCTTATCCTTTAATATAAGATTGGCACACAAATCTGGCCTGTATTGTTTTAACTCTGAAGTCTGGAAAATTCTGCTGGAGCCAAACAATTTGTGCACTGCAGCCTCTCGTGAAGATGTGTTCTTTGGCTCTGCCCCATTTAAGATCTCCATCTTAGAGCAACACATAAACATGAATATGACTTAAGGGtgttatatttttactttggcTTTATAGAAACGTGAAAACAAAACTCTCATTCTCAGTGGTCATTAAACTCAGGTAAAGGTAGAACTTGACCACACTGATCTACATTCTCAGAACTTTACAATCCcgtggaatgaatgttatgatttaaacatctagcCCACTTTTTCTAATGGTTCCTTATCCTAGAAAGAAGCATtcattcagaaacatttttgcttgcacagctgatgaagaacctctgtccgaaacgtcctgtttctccgaaaactttgtgtacttcactacaactTTCAACTACAAaaatctctacatctcttactaccaTACACTttagttactcacctggaatttTCAGATATGTGAAATGAATTATCTACACCAAAATCAAGGAATTAAGTATACCAAAATCAAGGAATTAACTACACCAAAATCAAATCCACAAGCAAGTAGTCTGGTACTTAGCCAAGTTGGAAACAAAGTAACTATGGGAACACTAGCTGGAATGGAACAGAAAATAAGTCTATTGTTACATCTGCACATTAAACTTAAATAAAACGACATGTTTGATTTCACTTTCAGGCGGTGCAAAAAGACATTAATGTTAATCGTATTCTACAAATACGTTTTAAATGACCGGAAACGGTAATTTGAGGCTTGTGATTTTTATTTCCTAGTCCAACATTGCAATCTCAcattggcttttattttgaaagctGAGGCGGAAGTGAGTTTATTGTTGTCAGCATGCACATCAGCTGACAACAATTTGGGCTCTTTTCCCAAGATGTTTTGCTGAGTCTGGCTATGACACATGGGATGTTAAGTCCAACGGGTTTAAGAAGTATAAGTAAACGTAATGCATTGTAGTTTACAAGttgtttaagaaaataaaacaacttcGGGTTTCCAACAATAAACTGTCTGTGTAACATAATGAATCATGAAGAAGAGTCGAGGCCGCTACTGGCAGAGGAGAATAGCGTGCAAACAATAGAGGGTCGCTCAGAGCAGGACGCATATCTGGAGTAAGTAATTCACTGGGGTACTTTGCTAGTGTTCTTTAATCTTATTTATGTAACTTCCTAAACTAAACTAGTAATTCATTCGAAACCATCCACTCGGTATATTTGGGTTACGTATAATGGCTAGCTTACTTCATCGGTCTGTCTCTGCTTAACTTAGAATTCTCGATTTACGAGGACCTGTACTACAATTGTGTTTTGAGCTTCTGTCTTCACTACATCTTTCTGTACTTCAGAAAAGTAAAGAATGGGAAGTTGTTCCTAGCCACATTGGCAGCTGTTCTGGGACCCCTCAGCTTTGGATTTGTACTCGGCTACAGTTCGCCTGCCATACCAGATCTGCAGCGAAACTCTGATGAGAGGTTGAGGCTCACTGCTGAAGAGGCTTCCTGGTTTGGGGTACGAACCTCTCACCAACACGGTGAATCTAAGGATCATTTTAAAAGTTGCATAGCCGTTTAACAAGCACCGAGAAGACTCCCTCATTTCCTCCTTATCATTCTTTGACATTAAAAGGCAAAGGTTTGCATGGTTTGACTGCAGACCCAACTAACATTTGCAAAGCAAGACTTGAACATCTTTGCTGAGGTGGCACTTCATAAGGCTAGATTAGGAGCTGGCAGACCATGGTGATTCTGCGACATTTTGAGAGAACGCACTTCTCTGGCAGTGTCATATATGATGTGTCTCTTGCAGTCTGTGGTCACGATTGGAGCAGGTCTTGGAGGTCTGCTGGGAGGCTGGGTAGTGGAGAGGATTGGCCGCAAACTGACTCTCATGTTCTGCGCCATGCCCTTCATCTTTGGCTTCACCATCATGATTGCTGCTCAGAATCACTGGATGCTGTATGTAGGAAGAATACTTACTGGTCTAGCCAGCGGCGTGACGTCTCTTGTTGTGCCTGTGAGTTTTCATTTGATATAGATATTCACAACCGAACTGCTGGAATGATAAATTCAGGTGTGGCTAAAAAGCATCACATTAAGAGTATTTTTCTCTAAGCTGGCATCCTGCCAAGCTATTTTGGAAAGGAAACAATAAATTCAGTTAGGTACGTTTTTAGCTGTGGTTAATCCTCAGACGTTACTTGCAGGCTGGTGCCTTCATCGGTACTTGAAAGAGTCATTAAATTTACCCTTAAACCAATTTCATTGGTTACTTCTAACTGGGGCAAACTGTTCACattgtatacatttacattttaggtttatatttatggcatttagcttaca is a window from the Electrophorus electricus isolate fEleEle1 chromosome 9, fEleEle1.pri, whole genome shotgun sequence genome containing:
- the LOC113572940 gene encoding tetratricopeptide repeat protein 16 encodes the protein MFLAALESFAKAIELRPDFRPYHMRSLVCLSMLGRYSDCIRLVTNWLETDTPSPDLFTLRARLYHRLNQATMCYFDLKAALRLDPSCSQARALLEELEQAAEHSRQQAITKALEGELSDALAKMTTALEQNPEKAHYYIFRGTLYRRLNDFPAAIEDLALAVELGGEPERSVALEEDGRTQLALAYNDFAVHCFSWGFYSEAIMLLTRAICERRDESGLFINRGDCFYKQKEWHFALADYQQADELDPHSTSIRLRLATIHNTLGLNSYNDLKFQEAVERFSAAIEYEPGVAQYYRNRAKAHRRMHGVEEAKQDAISALILDPSSDELVPLVLSLFPGCSLSDVTSSTTAQTVRVGLMAQIQACKTTASPASRLSEKLEKMVLECDADGQLDTDCQSLLSGEEVEAGLEPHVFPQQLARSKEQVVQAVRTLLQQRQPLCHMGPRLAPLRAAVHTLERTSSAARRSYAWRDFGGIGLSC